A genomic stretch from Styela clava chromosome 5, kaStyClav1.hap1.2, whole genome shotgun sequence includes:
- the LOC120344200 gene encoding cytochrome P450 3A5-like, which yields MITPLDILSIETWLLIASVVLLIRYYLNYKWSYFERLNIPYETPSVREIGSMRTAFSRDKAFDFDNECKKKHGNIWGLFAGLSPCITIHDPDILRQIFIKEFSTFPDRKKTLSKISGKEMNSGLSNLHGKQWKRVRSTMTPTFSSSKLKQMCGIIDWCTGNTVDALNRKIENNNGVFNSKEIFSRLSLDIVCSAAFSTNAHSQDDRVEEPEISKHAKRMFSGNLRSPLLFLLFIFPQLEKLVEKFNYSIFNKEGLNYFKKLSHHVIKQRQENPHGQTRVDLMQLMLDSEVSKDKIKEGSEKGMTKAEIVGNSMLMILAGYENTGNVMSWTAYNFAQHPDIQVKVQEEIDEMMKIHGKFDYQSVTNLKFLDMCINETLRLYMPILKNARVCDNEITINGLTIPKGVLISVPSYGLAHDPEYWEEPYKFKPERMRDMNQIDPMMFQPFGAGPRNCIGIRFALMEIKMSLAKLLYSFTFKPAENTPNPPLKFTYALVVRPVVDFNLVAVPRNSAAT from the exons ATGATAACTCCTCTGGATATTTTATCAATCGAAACATGGCTTCTGATAGCAAGCGTGGTATTGCTAATCAG GTATTATTTGAACTACAAATGGAGTTACTTCGAAAGACTCAATATTCCTTACGAAACACCATCTGTAAGAGAAATTGGAAGCATGCGAACTGCCTTTAGTAGAGAT aaaGCGTTTGACTTCGATAACGAATGTAAGAAGAAGCACGGTAATATATGGGG GCTTTTTGCAGGACTGTCACCCTGTATAACAATACATGATCCTGATATTTTGAGacaaattttcatcaaagaatTCTCAACATTTCCAGATAGAAAG AAAACACTAAGCAAAATAAGCGGAAAAGAAATGAACAGCGGACTGTCTAACTTGCATGGTAAACAATGGAAACGAGTAAG ATCGACTATGACACCGACGTTTTCCTCTTCAAAACTGAAGCAAATGTGTGGTATAATCGACTGGTGTACCGGCAATACTGTTGATGCACTCAATAGAAAAATCGAGAATAACAACGGGGTGTTTAATTCAAAAGA aATCTTTTCTCGTCTTTCATTGGATATAGTATGCTCAGCAGCATTCAGCACGAACGCTCATTCACAAGATGACAGAGTAGAAGAGCCAGAAATTTCAAAACATGCCAAGAGAATGTTTTCCGGAAATTTACGAAGCCCGTTGCTATTTTTGCTAT ttatttttcCACAACTTGAAAAACttgttgaaaaatttaattattcaatatttaataaagaaggtttGAACTACTTTAAAAAGCTATCACATCACGTGATAAAGCAACGACAGGAAAATCCACACGgacaa ACACGAGTAGATCTCATGCAATTGATGTTAGATTCTGAGGTATCgaaagataaaataaaagaagGTTCAGAAAAAG GAATGACAAAAGCAGAAATTGTCGGAAATTCAATGTTAATGATTTTGGCCGGATACGAAAATACAGGAAATGTAATGAGCTGGACAGCCTATAATTTTGCTCAGCATCCGGATATACAGGTCAAAGTTCAAGAAGAAATTGATGAAATGATGAAAATCCat GGCAAATTTGACTACCAAAGTGTGACTAACCTGAAGTTCTTGGATATGTGTATCAACGAAACTCTCAGACTTTACATGCCGATTTTAAA gaaTGCTCGAGTCTGTGATAACGAGATCACTATCAACGGATTAACAATTCCAAAGGGAGTGTTGATAAGTGTACCGTCGTATGGACTAGCGCACGATCCTGAATATTGGGAAGAGCCTTATAAATTCAAACCTGAAAG GATGCGCGACATGAACCAAATCGACCCAATGATGTTTCAGCCGTTTGGGGCGGGACCACGTAACTGTATTGGAATACGATTTGCTTTGATGGAAATCAAGATGTCCTTAGCAAAACTCCTATACTCTTTCACTTTCAAGCCTGCTGAAAACACACCG aatccTCCTCTGAAGTTTACATATGCTCTAGTTGTACGACCTGTAGTTGATTTCAACCTTGTTGCCGTACCTCGTAATTCTGCTGCGACCTAA
- the LOC120344872 gene encoding cytochrome P450 3A21-like: MMITPLDILSIESWLLIASIALLIRYYLNRKWSYFEKLNIPYDPPSFFKLGSLLTAFSKDKAFEYDNDCKKKYGNIWGVFVGVSPSLTIHDPDILRQIFIKEFQTFPDRQKNLLKISGKELNNGLTAVQGNQWKRIRTTMTPTFSTSKLKQMCGIIEWCAGNTVDALNRKVESNNGVFNSKEIFSRLSLDIVCSAAFSTKIHSQDDRVEEPEAAKNAKKLFSGTIFSPLIILLLIFPSLEKIIVKFNLALFGSGGLEYFKKLTHHLIKQREENPHEHTRVDLMQLMLDAKVSEEKIKEGAEKGMTNIEIVGNSILMILAGYENTGNTMSWTAYNLAQHPEIQVKVQEEIDEMMKVQGKFDYEGVTRLKLLDMCINETLRLYMPILKNARFCEKEITINGLTIPKGIQINVPTFGLAHDPEYWDEPYEFKPERMRDMSQIDPMVYQPFGAGPRNCIGMRFALMEIKMSLAKLLHKFTFKPAENTPAPPLKLKFGISVRSEVDFNLIAIPRDSVAT, from the exons ATGATGATAACTCCGTTGGACATCTTATCAATTGAATCGTGGCTTCTGATTGCAAGCATAGCTTTACTTATCAG GTATTATTTGAATCGAAAATGGAGCTACTTTGAAAAACTCAACATTCCCTATGATCCACCATCTTTCTTCAAACTTGGAAGCCTCTTGACTGCTTTCAGCAAAGAT AAAGCATTTGAATACGACAACGACTGTAAGAAGAAGTACGGTAATATATGGGG GGTATTCGTAGGAGTATCACCCAGTTTAACAATCCATGATCCTGATATTTTGAGACAAATTTTCATTAAGGAGTTTCAAACATTTCCAGacagacag AAAAATTTGCTTAAAATAAGTGGAAAAGAATTGAACAACGGATTAACCGCAGTCCAGGGAAATCAATGGAAACGAATAAG AACGACAATGACACCAACGTTTTCAACTTCAAAACTGAAGCAAATGTGTGGTATAATAGAATGGTGTGCTGGCAATACTGTTGATGCACTGAACCGAAAAGTTGAGAGTAACAATGGGGTTTTCAATTCAAAGGA AATCTTTTCCCGCCTTTCATTGGATATAGTATGCTCAGCAGCATTTAGCACCAAAATTCACTCGCAAGATGACAGAGTTGAAGAGCCTGAAGCTgcaaaaaatgccaaaaaattgttttccgGAACAATATTCAGCCCCCTGATCATATTGCTCC TTATTTTTCCATCTCTggaaaaaataattgtaaaattcaACCTTGCATTGTTTGGAAGTGGTGGATTAGAATACTTCAAAAAACTAACACATCACCTAATAAAGCAACGAGAGGAAAATCCACATGAACAT ACTAGAGTAGATCTTATGCAACTGATGTTGGATGCTAAAGTATccgaagaaaaaataaaagaaggtGCAGAAAAAG GCATGACAAATATCGAAATCGttggaaattcaattttaatgatTTTGGCTGGTTACGAAAATACTGGAAATACAATGAGCTGGACAGCTTATAATTTAGCTCAACATCCTGAAATACAGGTCAAAGTTCAAGAGGAAATCGATGAAATGATGAAAGTTCAG GGCAAGTTTGACTACGAAGGTGTGACAAGATTGAAGTTGTTGGACATGTGCATCAACGAAACGCTCCGACTTTACATGCCGATTTTAAA GAATGCTCGTTTCTGTGAAAAAGAAATCACTATCAATGGCTTAACAATTCCAAAAGGTATACAGATAAATGTACCAACGTTTGGACTAGCACATGATCCCGAATATTGGGATGAACCTTACGAATTTAAACCtgaaag GATGCGGGACATGAGCCAAATTGACCCAATGGTTTATCAGCCGTTTGGGGCAGGACCACGTAATTGTATTGGGATGAGATTTGCTTTGATGGAAATTAAAATGTCTCTAGCAAAACTTCTGCATAAATTCACTTTCAAACCTGCTGAAAATACACCG GCACCTCCTCTGAAGTTAAAATTTGGCATATCTGTGCGTTCTGAGGTTGATTTCAACTTAATCGCCATACCTCGAGATTCTGTTGCCACATAA